In the genome of Pseudomonadota bacterium, the window CAGAAACGAAAACAGATTGCTATGCATGGGCTCTTATCCCCAACCATTTTCATTTACTGCTAAGAACCGGTAACGTTTCCATCTCAACAACAATGAGAAGGCTTTTGAAAAAGGGTGACGAGAGGATTTTGGGAGATGGCGAATTTGTTGAAAGTGTGCTTAAAGCTGCTAACGCGAGCAAATGGCAAATAAATATTTGCTTTTTGATAAATAAGTTTATAAATGTAATACGTAACCTATCTTCCACCTATCTTCCTCGACCGCTTAACCTTAGAAAAAGGAAATGATTAATGCATATTTTAAAGTTGTCTCTTTATATAACCTTAATTCTG includes:
- a CDS encoding transposase yields the protein MPRKSRIEAPGAMHHIIVRGIDRQKILKNDEDRDHFLSRLGIILTETKTDCYAWALIPNHFHLLLRTGNVSISTTMRRLLKKGDERILGDGEFVESVLKAANASKWQINICFLINKFINVIRNLSSTYLPRPLNLRKRK